A region of the Desulfobulbaceae bacterium genome:
TCTTGATATTCATGTACATGGATTTTCTCCACCTGAAATCTGGCATTTTTCGGAAATCTCGGGGCTGCCAATCTCTGAGGTGATAGCGCGACTTAGAAAGTCCGGGCTCGATTCGATTCCCGGCGGCGGCGCTGAAATACTTACCGAACAGTGCCGAGAACAGACCTCTCCACGTAAATGCAGCGCTTCGCAATGGCTGGCGGCAATGGAAGAAGCGCATAATCAAGGTTTGCGCACCTCGGCAACCATGATGTTTGGCCACGTCGAGTCCTTAGAGGACAGGATTGAACACCTACAGCGTATTCGCGACCTGCAAGATAAAACCGGCGGCTTTACAGCCTTTATCCCGTGGCCCTTTCAGCCGGACAACACTGTCCTGAGTCATCTGCCGAAGGCCTCCGCCTTTGCCTATCTTAAGATGTTGGCCGTCTCACGAATATTTCTTGATTCTATTGATAATATCCAGGCCTCATGGGTAACCCAGGGGCCCAAGATTGCCCAGTTGTCACTCTCTTTTGGGGCCAATGATTTTGGCTCAACTATGATTGAGGAAAATGTCGTTGCGGCGGCTGGAGTCAGTTTTCGTCTCAGTGAAAAGGAGATACTGGCCCTTGTTGAAGAGGCAGGTTATACGCCGAGACAACGTCTGATGGATTATCGCTTTGCTTAGGATGTCGGAGATAGGATTTCTGAGGTAGAGATCCTTCGTTCGAATGTTCGAAGTTCGAGTATTTGTCATTCGATTGTTGCTGTAAGCATCAAAGCTCGTAACAGTGGGCTCAATTTAAAATATATATTTAGCCACGGAAACACACTGACTCACACAGACAAAAGCGTGTAGGTTGGGTTGAGCTTTGCGAAACCCAACAAGTATAAGCTCATTTATGCCCGATATTGTCATCGAATAGTATATTTTTCCCAGCGCCTTAGTTATGTTGCAGGAAGCACAACCAACATGTTGCCGTATGCTATCTCAGGAAATGTAACGCAATAATCGAATGACGAACAAGATATGACAGAGGAAACAACTTTATATAGAGCGCCATTTGTGGTGACCGGAACAGGGCCGGTGATTGAAAACGGCGGGGTGTTGGTTCGTGATGATCTGATTATTGCGGTAGATCTCTTTGAACATTTGAAAAATGAGGCGGCTCAGATTATTGATTGTGATGGGCATATCCTCACTCCTGCTCTGATTAATTGTCATGCTCATCTGGAGCTGTCCTGGATGGCTGAGCACCAGACGAGTGATGACCATTTTGAGCCTGGCGATATCACGGGCTGGATTCGGGGCTTGTTGAAAAAACGAGATCATTTCAGCCCTTCTGACGCTGAAATTGATGCCTCGGCCCGCCAGGCACTCGATATTCTTCATGCAAACGGGACGATTCTGGTCGGTGATATCGGCAACAGGTTTGAAAGTCGCCTCATTGGAGATGGTCACAAGACCACGGTTCTTTTCTATCTGGAAATGATGGGTTTAACCAAAAAGGCAGCTCAGCAGCAGATGAGCCGTTTAGACAAAATAGACTGTTCGGCGACCGGTCATGGGCCGTATTCCTCCCATCCTGATCTGATCAAACAATTGAAAAGACGAGCGGATGGGCGATCCGATCTCTTGCCGCTGCATGTTGCTGAAACTTCCGATGAGGTTGATCTGTTGCAAACTGGTAAGGGACGGTTTTACGATTTTTTAAATGAAAGGTTACAACAGATCGGTGAGTTTGAGGGACATGATCTTACCGATTTTTTTACGGTTCCAGGCTGTGGTGCGGTTGAATATCTTGATAGGCTTGGCGTTTTAGGCGAAAACACCCTTTGTGTTCATTCTGTCCATGTTGATGCACATGAGATTGATTTGCTGGCCCAAAAAGGGGCTAAGGTCTGCCTTTGCCCGCTGAGCAACAGGTTTATTGGGGTTGGAATTGCTCCCCTTGAGGTGTTTTTAGACAAGGGTATCTTGCCCGGGCTTGGCACGGATAGCCTGGTCAGTAACCGCTCTTTAAACATTTTTGCAGAAATGAGCGCCTTGGCAGAGGACCATCCACAGGTTGATCCGGCTACCATTTTTATGATGGCAACCATTGGAGGGGCCAGGGCCCTGAACAGTTCAAAGCAGTACGGCAGTATTGAGAAGGGTAAGCGTGCTGCAATGCTGGCAATTGAGTGCGATAGTATTGATAGTAAGGCAATCTATCAATTTCTGGTGCATGGTGGTGAAGAGCTGCAGGTAAAGTGGCTGGAGGCTTTTCGTGAGTGAGGTCTGTGCCCGCATAGGTATGGTTAATTTTATCAATACCGCGCCACTCTATGAGGTCTGGAAAGAGACCGTGCGGCGTCCTGATTGGCTGGTTGTTGAGGATACCCCCTCCAGACTTAATGCAATGCTCTATGGGGAGCAACTCGATTTAGGGTTTATCTCATCCCATGAGTATGCTGTGCACCCCGACCTGTACCGGATTCTTGCAGACTTGTCCATCAGTGCAACTGGTAAAGTCGGCAGTGTGAATCTGTACTCTGCAATGCCAATTCATGAGTTGTCTGGTGAACGAGTGATGTTAAGTCGCCAGTCCCAGACCTCCAACGCACTTTTACAGATTATTCTTGACGAGTTTTATGGTGTTAAACCACTGTTTGTCGCAGACGAAGGCCATAATGAGTCGGCAGGCGGGGTGTCGGCAGTACTTGCCATCGGTGATCAAGCCTTGCGCCTGAAGGATCAAGGCAGTTATAAGCATGTTTTGGATCTTGGCGAGGTCTGGTTTCGGCAAACTGGTCTGCCGTTTGTGTTTGCAGTGTGGGCAGTCCGTGAAGATTTTTGTAAAGACAATATGGACACGGTCATGGATGTCCATTGCGAACTTTTGCGCTGTATTGATGAGGGCAAGAACCAGTTAGAGGCGATCAGCGCCAAAGTTGCGCCGCGTATTCCTATGGGGCAGCAAGAATGTTTTAAGTACTTACAGAAAATTGAACATGATTTAAACGACGAGAAAAAAAAGGGCCTTGAGCTTTTTTTTCAATATTTGATTAACAGAGATGAAGGGAAAACTAATTCGTTGCCTTTGAAATTGTGTGGACTAACTAATGCGGACGCCTGAAGAAAAAAAGAGATTTGTAAAAGAGAAGTTTTCATCAATCAGCAGCAGTTACGATCTGATTAATTCACTGGTCAGTTTTAAGATTGACTGGTATTGGCGCTGGGTCACCACCAGAGAGCTGAGCAAGTTTCCTGAAGGTGCTGTACTGGATCTTTGTGCCGGCACATTGCCATTATCTCTTGAGCTGACTCGGCAGGCCAAAAAACGGCAGGTTGTCTCTATTGATTTTTGTGAGGCTATGCTCAGGGCCGGTGTTGCGACACTGCCCAATGATGATAGAAAAAAACGAATAAATCCCGCCTGTGGTGATGGTGAAGAGATCCCGGCCAAGGACAATAGCTTCTGGGGCTGTACCGTCGCCTTTGGAGTACGTAATCTTTCGCGAACTCAAAAGGGGCTTGATGAGATGCACCGGGTGCTGAAACCAGGCGGAAAGCTGCTTATCTTAGAGTTCTCCCGTCCGACAAACCCAATTATAAGACCTCTCTACTTTTTTTATTTAAACACTATTCTGCCCAAAATAGCAGGCTTAGTCTCTGGAGATAAGGAAGCCTATGATTATCTGGCAAGTTCTATTGCCCAATTCTATGAGCCGGCTGTGCTTATGGAGATGATGAAAGCCGCCGGATTTTCAAAGGTTTACGCCCGTAAATTAACCTTTGGTGTTGTGACAATTTACGTGGGGGTGAAATGAAAAGAAAAATTATTGTGGCGATAACTGGTGCGAGCGGGTCAATATACGCGGTAGAATTTCTGAAAATAATGCATGGGCTTGATATTGAAGTGCATGGAATTATCTCTTCCTCTGGCGAGCAGGTTTTAAAACTTGAGACTGGAAAATCCAGAAATGATCTTTTATCAGTGAGTCGTTGGTTTGAGTTAGACAATTTTGCGGCGCCGGTGGCGAGTGGCTCCAGCTTTTATCAGGGGATGGCAGTTCTGCCCTGCTCCATGGGAACTCTCGGAGGGATTGCCAACGGTATTTCAAAAAACCTGATTCATCGGGCTGCCGATGTCACCCTAAAAGAGCGGCGGCCGTTGGTACTTGCGGTTCGAGAAAGCCCGCTGAATCGAGTGCATCTGCAAAATATGCTGTCAGTTAATGATGCTGGCGCAATTATCTGCCCGGCAATGCCGGCTTTTTATCATAAACCTGAATCGATTACTGAAATGGCCAGAGAGTTCAGTGCCCGTGTTGCCCAGCTACTTGGCATTGAGGTGCCTGGAATGTCTCGGTGGCAGGGGCTTGAGTGCTGAACATCGAACATTAATGGTTCTAATAACCTGTAAGTCAATTTAGCTATGTTCAAAAAACTATCTATCCTTCTGGAAATGATCAAGTTCAAGCATACGGTTTTTGCGCTGCCCTTTGCCTTAATGGGTGCTTTTCTGGCAGGTGGCGGGACACCTGACTTGATTGTTTTTGTCTGGGTTGTTGTTGCCATGGCGGGTGCACGAACAGCGGCTATGGGCTTTAACCGTATTGTTGATGTGAAGTTTGACAAGGAAAACCCACGTACAGCCGAGAGGGCACTTGCTGCTGGAACGGTATCAATGATGGAGGCCTGGCTGATGGTGTTTATTGCCTCGGGGCTATTTTTTGTTGCCTGTTATAACCTCAACAAACTTACCTTGCTGTTATCTCCATTTGCTCTTTCCCTGACATTTTTTTACTCCCTGACCAAACGTTTTACCTGGCTATGCCATGTTGTTCTGGGCATAGCATTGGCGTTTTCGCCACTGGGTGGTTATGTTGCCGTAAAGGGCTCCTTGAGCGGGTTTCCCTATGTCTTGTCAATTGGCGTTTTTTTGTGGGTTTCCGGGTTTGATATGGTCTATGCCTGCCTCGATGCTGATTTTGATCGCCAGCGCGGCCTGTACTCCATGCCGGCCTATTTTGGCAGGGAGAAGGCGTTTCGGCTTGCTGGAATATTTCATGGCCTGGCCTTTTGCATGTTTACTTTGACAGGCATCTGGGCGGGTTTGAACTATTTTTACTATATCGGACTTGCGATTACTGCCCTTTGCCTGGTTTATCAGCATATTGTTGTCTCACCATCAGATCTTTCACGCATTCAGCTTTCGTTTTTCAACATGAACGGTTTTGTGAGCGTCGTCATGTTTGTTTCTACCTGGGCGTCACTTCTGACTGCAACACCTTCCGGATGATATTATGGATGACCTTGATCCTGTTGAACTCGAAATTGATGGCGTACTTGATCTGCACACATTTAATCCTAAAGAGGTTAGGCGCCTTATTCCTGATTATTTAGAGGCCTGTCTTGAAAAAGATATTTTTGCTGTACGGATTATCCATGGTAAAGGGAAGGGGGTGCTGCGCAGAACGGTTCACTCAATACTCGAACAACTTGCCATTGTTGTTTCTTTTAAGCTTGCGGGGGAGGATGGCGGCAGTTGGGGGGCTACTCTTGTCGAGCTGCAAAAATAAGTTTATAGTTGGATATTTCAATTTACAGGGATTTATAAATCGAAAAACAACAATCGAATGACAAATTACGAATGACAAATAATCGAACAAAAGGAAGCGTTAACGAGAGAGTGGATTTTCTGTTGTTAGTAGTTTGCGTTCGAATGTTTGTAAATCGAATGTTCGTCGCTCGATTGTTGTTTGTTTTCTCGACTCTTGCTGTATAGCAAGTTAACTATTCTTAGCGAGATAATCTGCAACACCTTTAGCCGTCGGTTTCATTGCCTCTTTGCCAGGTTGCCAATTTGCCGGGCAGACGTCACCGTGTTTTTCAAAAAACTGAAGGGCATCGACCATTCGTAGCGCTTCGTCAACATTTCTACCAAGGGGAAGATCATTGATTACGGCATGTCTGACAATTCCCTCTTTATCGATAAGAAATAATCCACGTAAAGCAATACCGTCTTTTAGAAGAACTCCGTACGATTGACAGATACGTTTGTCCAGATCTGCTACAAGTGGAAACTGAATATCGCCAATACCTCCTTGATCTACAGCTGTATTTTTCCAGGCGAAATGCGTAAACTGTGAATCTATAGAAACACCTACTATCTCACAGTTTCGTTTCTTGAACTCGCCAAGGGCCTTATTGAAGGCAATAATCTCAGAAGGACATACAAAGGTGAAATCCAGTGGATAGAAAAATAATACCAGGTGTTTTCCTCGGTAGGATGAGAGCGTTAACGCTTCAAAGGTGTTGTTGGGCATGACTGCTTGGGCTGTAAAATCAGGGGCCGGCTGGGTAACTAATGTACACATCTGTTTCTCCTTAAGTTGTATTTAATAGTAATAGTTATCATTTACACCATAGGGATTTTTTGTCAAAGAAAATGTGTAAAATTTAATCAAAAAAAACAGGTTTGAGCAAAAATTACACAGTATTTGACGCAACTATTTCCTCATTACAGCATCAGTGTTGATGAAAATAGCAAACACGATTTTTGGGTTAAATTTCCAGAGGGTGGTCTGTCTTGTATAGTGCTGATTTTACAAATAAAGTTAAATCTCACACCTTTCTTGCTTTTTTCAGTTCTACTATGGCCTGAAATGTGCTTAGTAGTTATTATTGGTAAATACTAATTGATGAGCAATACCTAACCCACTAAAGTGGAATAATGAAAAAATTTTTTCGTCTACATTACATGTTTATCTCGCCATGGTTGATTTCTGCATCTATTGCATTAATGACCCTAATTGTAGTTGTTTTTGCTACCAACAATTTGCGGCGTGAGGTCAACCTGATTAACAGTAGCTTAACTCATCGCGGGCAATCTCTGGCCCGATTCGTTGGTGCCGGTACAAGGGCGTCAATGATTCAGGGGATGGAAGGCGCTTTGCATACTCAGCGATTGATTGAGCAGGCATCGGTTGATCCTAGTATTTTTTATATTGCTGTTGTTGATGAAAATGGCAAGATTCTCTCTCATAGCTATCCTGATTTAGTCGGAACTTTGGTTGATCATTCGATTGATCTGGGTGCCCAGGACGGAGACAATACTGGCGGACATGTTGTTTATGATCCTATAAGTGGCGAAAAGGTGTTTGAGGTCGTCAGCGAATTCTCGCCCTTTCGGCATCAGCATGATTATAAGGGAGAGGTCGGGGGCGGTAGAGGCCGGATGCGCCATTTGCTTGAACGCTTGAGGGCCCAATCGGAAAACCTGCATGGCCCTATCGTTAACGACTGGTGCCAGAATATTGTACAGCCCAATCCTCCGGAACAATGGCAAGGCGGTGATTATCGAATTCTGGTGGGGCTTGACATGAAGGAACAGCTAGAGGTTACCCGGCAGGCTAAAATACATATTTTACTCGTTTCTCTCATCCTACTTTTTGTTGGACTCGGTGGCTGGTTTTCTTTGCTCGCTGTGCAAAGTTACCAGGCCTCACAAAATACCTTGAAAAATATCCAGGCCTTTACCAATCTTCTTATCTTGAAACTTCCGGTTGGTATCATTGCTACCGATCAAAATAATCTGATAACAACCTATAACAGGGCAATTTCATTAATGCTTGATATTGAGCCTTCGGTCGCATTAGCCAGAAAACCAGGGGACGTTTTGCCAGCCTCTCTGGCTCTGTTTTTTGATGAACTTGATGCCGGTGAAGAGATTTTTGAGAGAGAGGTTATTATTGGTAAGGATGGAAAACTTACGGTTCATGTGAGTTCTGTGCCAGTTGTTGATGATCATAACCTTCCTCAAGGACGCGTTGTTCTTGTTCATGACTTAACAGAGTTGAAAAAACTTGAAAAACATGTCAATCAGCACGATCGTCTGGTGGCTCTGGGGAAGATGGCTGCTGGTGTTGCCCATGAGGTGCGCAATCCGTTAAGCTCAATCAAAGGCTTTGCGACACTCCTGGGTGAGAAATTTGCTGAAGATAGTGACGAGCATAAGGCCGCCGGTCTGTTAGTCCATGAGGTGGACCGGCTTAATCGGAGCATTACCGAACTGCTTAATTATTCGAAGCCGCTGCCGTTACAACTTAAAGAAGTTGATTTGTGCCAGCTTGTTGAAGAGAGTGTTCTCTTGATGCAGGGTGATGCGGGGGCCCTTAATGTGGAACTCTCTATGCATCTTGATTCGGCTATTCCATTGGTTACAGTTGACGAAGATAGGATTAAACAGGTACTGTTAAATCTGTATCTAAATGCCTTTCAGGCCATGGAGAATGGTGGCGAGCTTCATGTTTTGGTTAAAAATCATGAGTCAGGAAGAGGTGTTGTGGTGACTGTTGTGGATACCGGCTGTGGCATAGCAAGTGATCTTGTGAAACGGGTGACGGATCCATATTTTACCACGAAGGCCGATGGTACTGGCCTCGGCTTAGCCTTGGCCTATAAGATAATTGACGAACATGGTGGCTCCCTTCAGTTTTTTAGTACTCCTGGCGAAGGCACTGCTGTTGAGGTGTTTTTGCCCACCGAACAAATCCCCAGTTAAGAGAGTGGATAGGTTTATGTTTCTGTGTTTATGGAAATGTGCTTTTGTATACCACATTGTGTAAGCATTTCGTTTAATAATTAACAGCTAGTAAGGAGATGTCATGAAAAAGGTAGTAACTCTTGTTCTTGTTTTAATGCTGTGTCTTTCTGTTAACGCTTTTGCAAAATCAAAATCCTATGGCAAGGGTGTTTCTGTGCCGGAGGTAACCAAAATTTCTCAGATTCTGGATACCCCTGAAACATACATAGGTAAGAAAGTTAAGATTGCCGGGATGATTATTGAGGTGTGTGCTTCCAGAGGCTGTTGGGTCTATGTTGCTAGTGACAGACCTTATGAGAAAATACAGGTAAAAGTGACTGATGGGGAGATTGTTTTTCCTATGAGCGCTACAGGCAAACTTGCTGAAGTCGAGGGAACCGTTGAGGAGTTGAAATTGAGCAAGGATGATCTGATCAGATGGAAGAAACATCAGGCCCAAGAGCGTGGTGTGGAGTTTGATCCTGCCTCTGTCAAGGCTGGTGAGAAAATAGTCAGGCTTATTGGTCTTGGTGCCGTGGTAGAGGAGTAGTTTATGAAGTGGAGAAAGTGGAATAACTGCCTGCATCGTGATTTAGGCTATTTGTGTTTTGGCTTGACCATAATTTATGTGATCTCTGGCATTGCGGTGAACCATATCGGTTCCTGGAACCCCAATTACCGAATTGAGCATATAGAATCAGAGCTTGACCCGGCAGGAGTTAATCGCCATCAGGGTGATGCACAGGTTGCCTATATTCTGAATCAGATAGGCGAATCAAGAAGGATAAAAAACAGCTTTTCTCCAGCTCCTGATGCCATCAAGATATTTGTTGAAGGGAACACCGTAACGGTGAATTTGGCCTCCGGCAAAGTTGCACAGGAAAAAGCCGTTACCCGACCGATACTTCACGAAATGAATTTTTTGCATCTCAACCATCCGAAGAAGCTGTGGACCTGGTTTGCCGACCTCTATGCACTGTCACTGGGATTGTTAGCGTTGACTGGACTTTTTGTTCTGCGTGGTAAAAATGGGATTACTGGCAGAGGTGCTTGGTTGACAGGTGTTGGGTTACTTATTCCTGTACTGTTTTTGTTTATGTATATATGACAAGTGAAAAAAAGCTATCTGGCTGACAGGTAAAGAGTGTTAGCCAGGTCTACGAGTTCTTGAAACGATTTTGTGTCAAAGATCTGGGTGCGCAGTGAAGCACTTCCAGGAGTACCTTTAAAATATTTACAGACGTGGTTTTTTATTTTACCGAGTGAGCGATCGGTTGACAAGAAGCTCTCGATCAGCTCAAGATGTCGGGTTAGGGCCTTTGTGCGAACTCTCATGCCCGCCATTGGCTGTTCCGGGCTGAAAATCCAGGGGGCACCTAAAGCACATCTGCCAATCATTACGGCATCACATCCAGTTTTTTTTATCATCGACAGGCCTTCGTCATGGGATTCGATATCGCCATTGCCAATTACCGGAATGGAGACGTTTTCTTTGACTCGGGAAAGGAGATCCCAATCAACAGTGCCTGAGAAACCATCCGACCAGGTGCGGGCATGCACAGTTACAGCCTGGGCCCCTGCACCTTCAGCCATTTTTGCAAACTCAGGCGCCGTTATAGTATGATGATTCCAGCCGGAACGGAATTTTACAGTTACAGGTTTGTTCGAGTTTTTTACAACTTCAGAGATAACCTTTTCAGCAAGTTTAGGATGTCTCATTAAGGCGGCGCCCGCACCTTTTTTAATCACCTTTTTAACCGGACAGCCCATGTTGATATCGATAATATCGATAGGGTGCTCGGCAATTATCTTGGCAGCTTCACCCATGATGTCGGGTTCTGAGCCAAAAAGCTGCATGGCAACAGGACGCTCATCAAGATGACTGGCAAGCATACTAAGGGTTTTTTTCTGGTCATAAACCAAGCCATGACAGCTGATCATTTCAGAAAAGACGAGAGCGGCACCGTACTCGCGGCATAACAGTCGAAAGGGCAGATCGGTATACCCAGCTAACGGGGCAAGAACAAAAGGGTTCTCAAGTAAAATCGAGCTGATTTTTTGCATATATATAAGGCAATTTGGTAACTATTCAGCGAAATGAAATCCAGTAAACATGGTTATTTTACCACAGAGGTCACGGAGAGCACAGAGGAAAGCGTTCCAATGGTCTTTCCTTCGTGCTCTCGGTGATCTTCGTGGTTATAAAATGTACGTGTCTGTGTGGTTCTGTGTGGTTCTGTGGCTAAATAAAAATTACAGCAAAGAGTTCACCGCTTTTACGACATTTTCGGCTGTGATGCCAAAATGTCGGTACAACTCCTCTGCAGGTGCAGACTCACCAAAGGTGTCAATACCGATGACCTTGCCTTCCAGGCCGACATATTTACGCCAGTAATCGGTCACACCAGCTTCAACTGCAACTCGAGGAACACCAGGAGTTAAGACCTCCTGTTTGTACTGATCATCTTGAGAGTCAAAGGTGTTGGTGCTGGGCATGGAAACGACACGAACAGCTCTACCGCTTTTGCTCAGTTGATCGGCGGCAGCCATGGCAATTTCGACCTCAGATCCGCAGGCGATGATGATAGCTTCTGGTTTGGCTGTGCTGTCAGATAGAATATAGCCACCCCGAGCGATCGCTTTACGTTGCTCTGTAGTTCGGCTTTGATGGGGAAGTCCCTGTCGGGAAAACATCATTGAGGTCGGGCCTGTTGTGTTTTCCAGAGCAGCTTTCCAGGCAACAGCAGATTCAACGCCATCACAAGGGCGCCAGACCTGCATGTTGGGTATCATCCTCAAGGTTGCAGTTTGTTCAACCGCCTGATGCGTCGGGCCATCTTCTCCTAAACCAATCGAGTCATGAGTAAAGACAAAGATGCTTTGGATCTTCATGAGGGCAGCCATGCGCAGGGCGTTGCGGGCATACTCAGAAAACATGAGAAAGGTGGAGGCATAGGGAATAAAGCCACCGTAAAGTGTGATACCGTTGGTGATGGCTGCCATAGCGAATTCGCGAACACCGAAATAGATGTAGTTGCCGGCACTGTTAGAAGCGATATCTTTACTTTGTGCCCAGATGGTCAGGTTTGATCCGGCAAGGTCAGCAGAGCCGCCAATAAGTTCGGGAAGCAAGGGGCCATAACCATTAAGACAGTTCTGTGAGGCCTTGCGCGTGGCAACTTTTTCGGCTTTTTTGTCCACGGAGTCAATAAAGTTTTCAGCATCCTGCTGCCAGTTTTCAGGAAGCTTGCCTTCAAGTCTTCGTGAAAGTTCTGCCGCTAACTCCGGGTGTGCCAGACGATACGCCTCAAATTGATCGAGCCATTGGCCTTCACTCTTTTTACCCTTTTCTTTGGCATTCCAACCTGCATATATATCTGTAGGGACTTCAAAGGCCGGGCTCGTCCAGCCAATAGTTTTGCGAACGAGTGCAATCTCGTCATCACCGAGCGGCGCGCCGTGGCATGTCTCTTTCCCTTGTTTATTAGGTGAGCCCCAGCCAATGATGGTTTTACAGCAGATAAGTGTAGGTTTATCTGTTGTAGCCCGAGCGGACTCAATGGCCTTTTTCACTGCCTCGGAGTCATGTCCATCAACATTGGCTATAACTTGCCAGCCGTAGGATTCAAAACGTTTAACCGTGTCGTCTGTGAACCAGCCTTGAACTTCGCCGTCAATACTGATGCCATTATCATCATAGAGGGCAATAAGTTTGCCGAGTTTTAGGGTGCCGGCCAGAGAACAGGCCTCATGGGATATACCCTCCATCATGCAGCCGTCACCGAGAAAAAAGGTGAAATGGTCGATAATATCATGGCCTGCTCGGTTGAACTGTCCTGCTAGGGTTTTTTCAGCTATCGCCATACCGACGGCGTTTGCAATGCCTTGACCTAATGGCCCTGTTGTTGTTTCAACTCCGGGTGCATATCCATACTCCGGATGACCAGGGGTTTTTGAGTGAAGCTGGCGGAAGTTTTTAATCTCGTTAATGTCAAGATCGTAGCCTGTGAGATGCAGCAATGAGTAGATCAGCATCGAGCCATGTCCATTAGAAAGCACGAAACGGTCACGATTAGGCCATTTGGGGTTGGCAGGATTGTGCTGCATAAAGTCATTCCATAAAACTTCGGCTATGTCAGCCATCCCCATTGGCGCACCAGGATGTCCGGATTTGGCTTTTTGGATAGCATCCATACTCAGTGCACGTATTGCGTTTGCAAGTTCTCGGCGTGAAGGCATTATTGATTCTCCGCTAGTTATGATTAGGTATGTTAAAGGCTAAAAGCTAAAGGCTAAAAGCTAAAGGGCTACTTATTTAATTTCTGTATTCATCTGCATCTCCAGCTCCATATTTCCATCCGGGCGCATGATTGAATTTATAATGTAAAGATAGATCTCTTCAGCAAGATTGTCGGATATTTCGGCAAGGGCAACTTTTTTGGACGC
Encoded here:
- the dusB gene encoding tRNA dihydrouridine synthase DusB, with the protein product MQKISSILLENPFVLAPLAGYTDLPFRLLCREYGAALVFSEMISCHGLVYDQKKTLSMLASHLDERPVAMQLFGSEPDIMGEAAKIIAEHPIDIIDINMGCPVKKVIKKGAGAALMRHPKLAEKVISEVVKNSNKPVTVKFRSGWNHHTITAPEFAKMAEGAGAQAVTVHARTWSDGFSGTVDWDLLSRVKENVSIPVIGNGDIESHDEGLSMIKKTGCDAVMIGRCALGAPWIFSPEQPMAGMRVRTKALTRHLELIESFLSTDRSLGKIKNHVCKYFKGTPGSASLRTQIFDTKSFQELVDLANTLYLSAR
- the tkt gene encoding transketolase, yielding MPSRRELANAIRALSMDAIQKAKSGHPGAPMGMADIAEVLWNDFMQHNPANPKWPNRDRFVLSNGHGSMLIYSLLHLTGYDLDINEIKNFRQLHSKTPGHPEYGYAPGVETTTGPLGQGIANAVGMAIAEKTLAGQFNRAGHDIIDHFTFFLGDGCMMEGISHEACSLAGTLKLGKLIALYDDNGISIDGEVQGWFTDDTVKRFESYGWQVIANVDGHDSEAVKKAIESARATTDKPTLICCKTIIGWGSPNKQGKETCHGAPLGDDEIALVRKTIGWTSPAFEVPTDIYAGWNAKEKGKKSEGQWLDQFEAYRLAHPELAAELSRRLEGKLPENWQQDAENFIDSVDKKAEKVATRKASQNCLNGYGPLLPELIGGSADLAGSNLTIWAQSKDIASNSAGNYIYFGVREFAMAAITNGITLYGGFIPYASTFLMFSEYARNALRMAALMKIQSIFVFTHDSIGLGEDGPTHQAVEQTATLRMIPNMQVWRPCDGVESAVAWKAALENTTGPTSMMFSRQGLPHQSRTTEQRKAIARGGYILSDSTAKPEAIIIACGSEVEIAMAAADQLSKSGRAVRVVSMPSTNTFDSQDDQYKQEVLTPGVPRVAVEAGVTDYWRKYVGLEGKVIGIDTFGESAPAEELYRHFGITAENVVKAVNSLL